In Aegilops tauschii subsp. strangulata cultivar AL8/78 chromosome 3, Aet v6.0, whole genome shotgun sequence, one genomic interval encodes:
- the LOC109756127 gene encoding uncharacterized protein isoform X6, translating to MSEGEELSDSCCADKLNKEEADICPTRCSNDASHSPASKKGSLQSISEKQVYCATAVHNERSWADNTWRARLVKAISQRDYVLPNNAVNAQPPSSFGSFSNTKKVPGKLAGFLDNQSDKHQDLVMQDNCNGNQEDQVMQENCNGDHQDQVMQEHHKDGPILAKLQSASGVNPVSKCDSASGVNSVARYESTPDVNPAKLEKGKEKAMHDQSNYVSNTKEGDDSNESMESCPRMKAPKREYAQYSTAEMSSRNKRYRREYNESYCSGLLNRNGSSFFNWMSSLTNGSTVFDKTTNQKLSETTGHELAGHSLPLENNSSNRLQSVGFNSLFQSLYSHNVMITSRDTPHQSEINPTEREADRLSLDLNGSNSMLDKEISTGRETLDVAVGTLAADSLQMESPGGKWNFRDQSGVFPLRAGRNLKMPNSSKSCSKTLEEKQNECHASPLNAAMGNKGGITESLWGAGDKLYPSSQQNVNVEKEFNSSQYFTSTGSDNETTSSKCPVIPPEEHKQSETMASILAKRLDALRHAKTSAIRLAISSGISKDHNHRKSPFFINYSSHDGLETGQGTQKSSSGGGRLVLWSGDKGKEQLYPLSDEELRGNMLARGEHQQCGGSMTGKAVAPHDNLEANTSAEYVDRRGVQIKEVGSNSMESLPHNKQIVPYNIITSDIDQSSVVFGALQRLRLSRSDIIRWLASPIMHTTLDGFFLRLRFGKWEEALGGTGYHVARINGALDRNRLSVTIRNSTCQVDSRFVSNHGFHEDELKAWWSAAMKGGWKLPSKEELSKKLRERELLHFGNGTGQPDNT from the exons ATGAGTGAGGGGGAAGAATTGTCTGACAGCTGCTGTGCAGATAAGTTGAATAAAGAGGAAGCGGATATTTGCCCCACAAGATGCTCCAACGATGCTTCACACA GTCCGGCTTCAAAAAAAGGCAGCCTGCAAAGTATTTCGGAAAAACAGGTCTACTGTGCAACCGCTGTCCATAATGAGAGATCTTGGGCAGATAATACCTGGCGAGCTCGATTAGTAAAAGCAATTAGTCAGAGGGACTATGTTTTGCCAAACAATGCAGTGAATGCACAGCCACCTTCATCCTTTGGGAGTTTCAGTAATACAAAAAAGGTCCCAGGCAAGTTGGCAGGTTTTCTAGATAACCAAAGTGATAAGCACCAAGATCTGGTTATGCAGGACAACTGTAATGGTAATCAGGAAGATCAGGTTATGCAGGAAAACTGTAATGGTGATCACCAAGACCAGGTTATGCAGGAGCACCATAAGGATGGGCCTATTCTTGCCAAATTGCAGTCAGCCTCCGGTGTTAACCCTGTTTCAAAATGTGATTCGGCATCCGGTGTTAATTCTGTTGCAAGATATGAGTCAACACCAGATGTTAATCCTGCAAAGCTTGAGAAGGGCAAAGAAAAGGCAATGCACGACCAGAGCAATTATGTTAGCAACACAAAAGAGGGTGATGATAGCAATGAGAGTATGGAGAGTTGTCCTAGGATGAAAGCTCCAAAGCGAGAGTATGCTCAATACTCAACAGCGGAGATGTCTTCTCGGAATAAAAGATATAGAAGGGAATACAATGAAAGTTATTGCTCAGGATTGTTGAACAGAAATGGCAGCTCTTTCTTTAACTGGATGTCTTCTCTGACTAATGGATCAACCGTGTTTGATAAAACTACCAATCAGAAGTTGTCAGAGACTACTGGACATGAACTTGCAGGACATTCTCTGCCACTAGAAAATAACAGTAGCAATCGTCTGCAGTCTGTTGGCTTCAATTCTCTTTTTCAATCTCTTTATAGTCATAACGTTATGATAACTTCAAGAGATACCCCTCATCAATCAGAAATCAATCCCACCGAGCGTGAAGCCGACAGGCTATCACTGGATTTGAATGGTAGCAATTCTATGCTTGACAAGGAAATTAGCACAGGCAGAGAAACTCTTGATGTGGCTGTTGGGACTTTAGCTGCTGACAGCCTTCAAATGGAGTCACCTGGTGGTAAATGGAATTTTAGAGATCAAAGtggagttttccctttgagagcCGGAAGAAACTTGAAGATGCCTAACTCCAGTAAGTCATGTTCTAAAACTCTTGAAGAAAAACAAAATGAGTGCCATGCGAGCCCTTTGAATGCTGCAATGGGAAATAAAGGTGGAATCACAGAAAGCTTGTGG GGTGCAGGTGATAAGCTGTATCCTTCATCTCAACAGAATGTTAATGTGGAGAAGGAATTCAACAGTTCACAATACTTCACTAGCACAGGAAGTGACAATGAGACAACAAGTAGCAAATGCCCGGTGATTCCTCCAGAGGAACATAAGCAGTCTGAAACAATGGCTTCCATTCTTGCAAAGAGATTGGATGCGCTTAGACATGCGAAGACCTCTGCAATTAGGTTGGCTATCTCCAGTGGAATATCTAAAGACCATAATCACAGAAAGAGTCCCTTTTTTATTAATTACAGCAGCCATGATGGACTAGAGACAGGACAAGGAACTCAAAAATCTTCGAGTGGTGGTGGAAGGCTAGTTTTGTGGTCTGGTGACAAAGGAAAGGAACAATTATATCCTCTCAGTGATGAGGAATTAAGAGGAAACATGTTGGCAAGAGGTGAACATCAGCAATGTGGAGGGAGCATGACTGGAAAGGCTGTAGCTCCTCATGATAATTTAGAAGCAAACACATCTGCTGAATATGTTGATAGAAGAGGAGTACAAATAAAGGAAGTGGGTTCAAATTCCATGGAGAGTCTGCCACATAACAAGCAAATTGTACCCTATAATATTATTACAAGTGACATTGATCAATCAAGTGTTGTTTTTGGAGCCTTGCAGAGGCTTCGTTTGTCTCGATCAGACATCATAAG ATGGTTGGCGTCACCAATAATGCACACTACCTTGGATGGCTTTTTCTTGCGTCTACGTTTCGGTAAATGGGAGGAAGCATTGGGTGGCACAGGATACCATGTCGCTCGGATAAATG GAGCACTGGATAGAAATCGCCTCTCTGTAACGATCAGGAATTCAACTTGCCAAGTAGATTCTCGCTTTGTATCCAACCATGGGTTCCATGAG GATGAGCTCAAGGCGTGGTGGTCTGCTGCCATGAAGGGTGGCTGGAAACTACCGTCGAAAGAAGAACTTAGCAAGAAGCTAAGAGAAAGAGAGCTACTTCATTTCGGAAATGGAACAGGTCAGCCCGACAACACCTGA
- the LOC109756127 gene encoding uncharacterized protein isoform X1 — protein MASGGHSGAGVNAIEISGMSPLSELVWSPDDGLSIKIAASSLSTRKASLRWNADTLNIVISSPQQSGGGGGGKSGDNVDATLRDAGEMPSQPRTPSDSSVRVSAASPNRTRNLDAQQSTSIRSQEQDSKCSGGISEMSEGEELSDSCCADKLNKEEADICPTRCSNDASHSPASKKGSLQSISEKQVYCATAVHNERSWADNTWRARLVKAISQRDYVLPNNAVNAQPPSSFGSFSNTKKVPGKLAGFLDNQSDKHQDLVMQDNCNGNQEDQVMQENCNGDHQDQVMQEHHKDGPILAKLQSASGVNPVSKCDSASGVNSVARYESTPDVNPAKLEKGKEKAMHDQSNYVSNTKEGDDSNESMESCPRMKAPKREYAQYSTAEMSSRNKRYRREYNESYCSGLLNRNGSSFFNWMSSLTNGSTVFDKTTNQKLSETTGHELAGHSLPLENNSSNRLQSVGFNSLFQSLYSHNVMITSRDTPHQSEINPTEREADRLSLDLNGSNSMLDKEISTGRETLDVAVGTLAADSLQMESPGGKWNFRDQSGVFPLRAGRNLKMPNSSKSCSKTLEEKQNECHASPLNAAMGNKGGITESLWVSRLLPKKSMKLMDATPCNVNSDFCAVNPKGAGDKLYPSSQQNVNVEKEFNSSQYFTSTGSDNETTSSKCPVIPPEEHKQSETMASILAKRLDALRHAKTSAIRLAISSGISKDHNHRKSPFFINYSSHDGLETGQGTQKSSSGGGRLVLWSGDKGKEQLYPLSDEELRGNMLARGEHQQCGGSMTGKAVAPHDNLEANTSAEYVDRRGVQIKEVGSNSMESLPHNKQIVPYNIITSDIDQSSVVFGALQRLRLSRSDIIRWLASPIMHTTLDGFFLRLRFGKWEEALGGTGYHVARINGALDRNRLSVTIRNSTCQVDSRFVSNHGFHEDELKAWWSAAMKGGWKLPSKEELSKKLRERELLHFGNGTGQPDNT, from the exons ATG GCATCTGGTGGACATTCAGGTGCAGGTGTAAATGCAATCGAAATATCCGGCATGAGCCCTCTCTCTGAGCTGGTGTGGTCTCCGGATGATGGTCTCAGCATTAAAATCGCAGCGTCCAGCCTAAGCACAAGAAAAGCCTCTCTTCGCTGGAATGCGGATACTTTGAACATAGTGATATCTTCGCCTCAgcagagcggcggcggcggcggcggcaagagTGGTGATAACGTAGATGCCACCCTAAGGGATGCAGGAGAAATGCCGTCGCAACCTCGAACTCCAAGTGACAGTTCAGTGAGAGTATCCGCGGCTAGTCCAAATAGAACACGAAACCTTGATGCGCAACAATCTACTTCTATAAGATCACAGGAACAAGATTCAA AATGCTCTGGAGGGATCAGTGAGATGAGTGAGGGGGAAGAATTGTCTGACAGCTGCTGTGCAGATAAGTTGAATAAAGAGGAAGCGGATATTTGCCCCACAAGATGCTCCAACGATGCTTCACACA GTCCGGCTTCAAAAAAAGGCAGCCTGCAAAGTATTTCGGAAAAACAGGTCTACTGTGCAACCGCTGTCCATAATGAGAGATCTTGGGCAGATAATACCTGGCGAGCTCGATTAGTAAAAGCAATTAGTCAGAGGGACTATGTTTTGCCAAACAATGCAGTGAATGCACAGCCACCTTCATCCTTTGGGAGTTTCAGTAATACAAAAAAGGTCCCAGGCAAGTTGGCAGGTTTTCTAGATAACCAAAGTGATAAGCACCAAGATCTGGTTATGCAGGACAACTGTAATGGTAATCAGGAAGATCAGGTTATGCAGGAAAACTGTAATGGTGATCACCAAGACCAGGTTATGCAGGAGCACCATAAGGATGGGCCTATTCTTGCCAAATTGCAGTCAGCCTCCGGTGTTAACCCTGTTTCAAAATGTGATTCGGCATCCGGTGTTAATTCTGTTGCAAGATATGAGTCAACACCAGATGTTAATCCTGCAAAGCTTGAGAAGGGCAAAGAAAAGGCAATGCACGACCAGAGCAATTATGTTAGCAACACAAAAGAGGGTGATGATAGCAATGAGAGTATGGAGAGTTGTCCTAGGATGAAAGCTCCAAAGCGAGAGTATGCTCAATACTCAACAGCGGAGATGTCTTCTCGGAATAAAAGATATAGAAGGGAATACAATGAAAGTTATTGCTCAGGATTGTTGAACAGAAATGGCAGCTCTTTCTTTAACTGGATGTCTTCTCTGACTAATGGATCAACCGTGTTTGATAAAACTACCAATCAGAAGTTGTCAGAGACTACTGGACATGAACTTGCAGGACATTCTCTGCCACTAGAAAATAACAGTAGCAATCGTCTGCAGTCTGTTGGCTTCAATTCTCTTTTTCAATCTCTTTATAGTCATAACGTTATGATAACTTCAAGAGATACCCCTCATCAATCAGAAATCAATCCCACCGAGCGTGAAGCCGACAGGCTATCACTGGATTTGAATGGTAGCAATTCTATGCTTGACAAGGAAATTAGCACAGGCAGAGAAACTCTTGATGTGGCTGTTGGGACTTTAGCTGCTGACAGCCTTCAAATGGAGTCACCTGGTGGTAAATGGAATTTTAGAGATCAAAGtggagttttccctttgagagcCGGAAGAAACTTGAAGATGCCTAACTCCAGTAAGTCATGTTCTAAAACTCTTGAAGAAAAACAAAATGAGTGCCATGCGAGCCCTTTGAATGCTGCAATGGGAAATAAAGGTGGAATCACAGAAAGCTTGTGGGTAAGTCGGCTTTTACCAAAAAAATCAATGAAATTGATGGATGCAACTCCGTGCAATGTAAATAGTGATTTTTGTGCTGTCAATCCAAAGGGTGCAGGTGATAAGCTGTATCCTTCATCTCAACAGAATGTTAATGTGGAGAAGGAATTCAACAGTTCACAATACTTCACTAGCACAGGAAGTGACAATGAGACAACAAGTAGCAAATGCCCGGTGATTCCTCCAGAGGAACATAAGCAGTCTGAAACAATGGCTTCCATTCTTGCAAAGAGATTGGATGCGCTTAGACATGCGAAGACCTCTGCAATTAGGTTGGCTATCTCCAGTGGAATATCTAAAGACCATAATCACAGAAAGAGTCCCTTTTTTATTAATTACAGCAGCCATGATGGACTAGAGACAGGACAAGGAACTCAAAAATCTTCGAGTGGTGGTGGAAGGCTAGTTTTGTGGTCTGGTGACAAAGGAAAGGAACAATTATATCCTCTCAGTGATGAGGAATTAAGAGGAAACATGTTGGCAAGAGGTGAACATCAGCAATGTGGAGGGAGCATGACTGGAAAGGCTGTAGCTCCTCATGATAATTTAGAAGCAAACACATCTGCTGAATATGTTGATAGAAGAGGAGTACAAATAAAGGAAGTGGGTTCAAATTCCATGGAGAGTCTGCCACATAACAAGCAAATTGTACCCTATAATATTATTACAAGTGACATTGATCAATCAAGTGTTGTTTTTGGAGCCTTGCAGAGGCTTCGTTTGTCTCGATCAGACATCATAAG ATGGTTGGCGTCACCAATAATGCACACTACCTTGGATGGCTTTTTCTTGCGTCTACGTTTCGGTAAATGGGAGGAAGCATTGGGTGGCACAGGATACCATGTCGCTCGGATAAATG GAGCACTGGATAGAAATCGCCTCTCTGTAACGATCAGGAATTCAACTTGCCAAGTAGATTCTCGCTTTGTATCCAACCATGGGTTCCATGAG GATGAGCTCAAGGCGTGGTGGTCTGCTGCCATGAAGGGTGGCTGGAAACTACCGTCGAAAGAAGAACTTAGCAAGAAGCTAAGAGAAAGAGAGCTACTTCATTTCGGAAATGGAACAGGTCAGCCCGACAACACCTGA